GCTCAAGGGAAAGGCGTCATCATTGCGACCACTCAGGACCAAGCAAGACAGGCAATCATCGACTCGATGGAAAAGGCCGTATTCGGCCAAGCCGGCAAACAGGTGCTGATCGAACAATTTCTCGACGGCGAGGAATTGACGATCATGGCGTTTACCGACGGCAAGACCGTGGTGCCGATGCCACCGGCGCAGGATCATAAACGGGTCGGCAATGGAGACACCGGCTTGAATACCGGCGGGATGGGCGCCTATTGCCCGGCCCCACTGGGAACGGCCAAGATCCAAGATCAAGTCCGTCGCGAGGTCTTGCAGCCGATGGTGGACGCCATGGCCAGGCTTGGTTCGCCGTTTCTAGGCGTGCTGTACGCAGGACTGATGGTAGTGAACGGAACGCCATATGTGCTCGAATTCAACGCTCGCATGGGCGATCCTGAGACACAAGTCGTGCTGCCCTTGCTCAAGACCGACTTTCTGGACGTCATCGAGGCGGTGGTCGAACATCGGCTTGATCAATTTCCTGTCGAGTGGCACACGGACGCGACGGTTTGCGTGGTCATGGCATCGGGAGGCTACCCCGGTGCCTATCGGCAGGGAATGCCGCTCTCTGGACTCCCCACGGCGAGAACCTTGCCGGACTCCTCCATGGTCTTTCACGCAGGAACGGCCCTGAGGGGGCATGAGATCGTGACAGCAGGAGGCCGCGTCCTCGGCATCCTCGGTCGAGGGCCAACGTTATTGGAGGCGCAAAGCGAAGCCTATCGAGTCGTGAAGACGATCTCATTCGAGGGTTGTCACTTCCGAACGGACATCGCGCACCGGACTCTGAAGATATAAACCGAGACCCATTCAGTGACCATATCGATCTCACCCCGAGCACTCGTCCATGCAATTTGCTAGAGCTGCCTGGATCTATCCACTAAAGTCTATATAGATCTGAACATCCGGGGCTGATGTTCTTCTCAGCTGATTCCTGCGATCTGTTAAAATGTCTTCTCACGATAGTCAGCGTAGAACATGCAAAGGATACAGCATGTCTACAGCGGCGCCTGGTAAAGACAGATCATTTCCGATGAAAGGGGAACGGCCATGGCACACCACCCGACGCGAGTGTTCAGCATAGTCGTTGGTTTCGGCCTTGCGCTTGGCCTTGTGGGATGTGATTATTGGCCGCCGGCCTTACAGGCTGAGATCGAACAATTGAGATCAGAAATTCAGACTCTGGCGATTGAGAAGTTTCAGCTTCAGGCTCAAGTCACCGATTTGTCCCGGGGCAAACAGGAGCTGCAGGGACAGCTTGATGAACTGAGCCGCATCGGTCGTGAAAAAACCGGTATGATCACCAGCCTTCAAAATCAGCTGGATGCGACCCGCGCGAGGATAGTGAAGTCGATGGCTCCGAAGGCAGCGCTGCATAAAACACAGGCAAAATCAACCGGAAGGACCGCGAACAAACTACCTGCTAAAAATCTCCCGAAGACACAGACTGGCAAACACCAGGCTCCCAAGGCAATCGGTGTTCGATAATTAGACCCACGAGTCTATTGTGAAGAGGAGGGCGTCGTCGTACTCGGTGTAGACGGTGACGCGCTACTTGATGCCGCAGTCGCCGGCGCTGTAGAAGAAGGGGCAGCGCTTGATGGAGCAGCCGCAGCCGGCTCTTTCTTTTCTCCGGCACTCTTTTCTCCTGAACCTGTCCCACCGGTTTCGCTGCCCGTGCTGGACGGAGGTTTGAGCTTGTCGGAGTAGTCGGTGACATACCAGCCGCTCCCCTTAAACATGATCCCCGGCGATGAAATCAGCCGTCTGATCGCTTTCCCACATCGTTCACATGTCGAGAGCGGGTCATCTTTGATGCTCTGCTTCACTTCAAAACGATACGAACAGCCGTCACACTGATATTCGTAAATCGGCACTGGTTCCCCCCCTTTTATCGTTGCAGCGACCTTATCGCCCTTACGTCAACTTCGCGAACGCTTGTCCTATTCGCTCAAGTCCTCGGGTGATATTTGTCATACTGGTGGCATAGGAGAGCCGGAGATGTTCCAGACTTCCAAACGGTTCACCCGGCACGACCGCGATTCGCGCGTCATGCAAGAGATACTGTGCCACGTCATTCGGGGTCTTCAGTACTCCCGCAGGTCCACGTTTCCCCAACAAGCCTTTCACGTTAGGGAACGCATAGAAGGCCCCGCTCGGCATTCGGCATGACACACCGGGAATCTGGTTCAGTCCTCCCACGATGGCGGTTCGGCGTCGGGAAAACTCTTCCACCATTACGCGAGTGAAGGGTTCCCCGAGACGCAATGCAGCAACGGCGGCCTTTTGCGAGATCGAGCAAGGATTCGATGTGCTCTGGCTCTGAATATTGGCCATCGCGGTCATCAGATCTTTGGGACCGGCCGCGTACCCGATGCGCCACCCTGTCATGGCATAAGATTTTGAGACGCCATTGATGATGACCGTCCGGGCCGCGATCTCCGATCCCAATGAGGCAATGCTGATATGCGTGGCTCCATCATAGAGCACTTTTTCATAAATCTCATCCGAAATGATCAAGAGGTCGTGCCGAACCGCTGCTGCAGCGATTTGTTCCAGCGTCGCCCTATCATACGTGGCGCCGGTCGGGTTGCACGGGCTGTTCACGATGATGGCTTTGGTTCTCGACGTAATCAGTCGTTCCAACTCTGGCGCATGGACGGCGTACCCGTCCTCTTCCTTGGTTGGTAATAGAACCGGCGTCGCATCGTTGAGAAGCGCCTGATCCGCATACGAAACCCAGTAGGGGATCGGAATGATGATCTCGTCACCCGCTTCGAGCAACGCCTCCGCCACATTATAGAGCGAGTGTTTGGCCCCGCAGGAGACAAGGATTTGAGTCTTCTCATACCGAAGCCCAAGTTCGGCTTGAAACTTGTCGGCAATCGCGCTCCGCAACTCATCGATCCCTGACGAAGGTGTGTATTTGGTGAATCCCTCGCGTATCGCCGCTTCTGCCGCGGCCTTCACCGGATCCGGCGTGTCGAAATCCGGTTCTCCGGCTGAAAAGTCGATGACATCGAGTCCTTGCGCGGCCATGGCCTTGGCGGTTGCAGCCATGGCCAACGTCGGAGAGGGTGCAATACGACCGACACGTGCTGCCAGTTTCATGATTTGAGACTCCGGATACGAGCTTGTAGGCGTCGGGCGACTTCCGGATGAAGGAAATCGCTCAAATTTCCCCCGTGCTGTGCCACGTCTTTGATGATCGTCGAAGACAAGTAGGAGTATTCTTCGCTCGGCATCAAGAATACCGTCTCCACCGTCTTCGCAAGTTTTCGGTTGACGAGCGCCATCTGAAACTCATGTTCAAAGTCTGAAATGGCGCGCAAGCCGCGGATGATTGCATGGGCGCCTGACTGCTCGACATAGTTGACGAGCAACCCATCGAACGGTGTGACCTCAACCTGTCCGACATCCTTCATGACCAGCTGTACCATATCAAGGCGCTCGGCCAAATTGAAGAGCGGATGTTTAGACGGATTCGGTGCGACGGCCACGACTACCTTGTCGAATACGCGGAGGCTTCGGGTGATGATGTCGGCATGGCCATGCGTAATGGGATCGAAAGTGCCTGGATAAATGCCGATTTTCATGCCGGTACAGTCGGGGAACGGAAGTAGAGGGATAAGGCGGTATCACCGTAGCGATACCGACGTAAAAACCTGGTGCACCCCAACGACATGGGTAAGTCGGTTTTCGCGGCATGCTCGATGACCAGCCATGAGTCCTGGGCAAACAGATCCTGCGTCTGAGACTCAGTCAGCAATGACGCTAGTTCGGACGCCTCGGCGTAGGGAGGATCGGCAAAGACAATATCATAGGGACCGTTCCACTGAACGGCATGGTTAAGAAATTGTTGAACGGTCTGACCCCGCACGGCTATTTCATCGCCGATGTGACAGAGCTCAAGGTTTTGGTGCAGCAGTTTCAAGGCATCCCGGTTCGACTCGACGGAGGTCACGTGTTCAGCGCCACGACTGACGGCTTCGATCCCCACGGCTCCGGTCCCAGCATAGAGGTCCAAAAAGCGGCCGTTCCTAAGTCGATTACCGAGAATTGAAAACAGAGCTTCTCGAACACGGTCAGAGGTTGGGCGAAGAGCACGTGTTCGCGGCCCGTAAAGTCGACGACCTCGGTGGGTACCAGCGATCACACGCATACCAGACAACATCGTCTATGCATGAGAATCTAACATAGCGTTTTTGCAGGGGTCAAGAAATGCCGGGTGGAAGGGAGGTTGGCTCACCCGCACTTGAGTCGGGGAAGCAGCATCGAGTACTCTTTTGACCGTCTTCGTGCGGAAGACTATAATGCGATCGTTGCTCGGTCAGCATGTCAAGGACGATACGACCGCTCCGGAGTCCAAGCAGGTCCTGAGATGGATCAGAGTCCCGAGCTCGAAACGCTGCAATTTACCGAGCCACGACGGTCTGAGAATCGCGGGCAGCCAGGCTCTTTCTACGATTGTTGGAGATAGTACGGTCAATAATGGCTCCACAGTTAATGCATTTCCATGCGTAGAACACAAGAAAGAAATCAGAGAACCGCTCCAACATCATCATCCCTTTGCACTTCGGACATTCCATTGGTCCCTCCCAAGGTGGCTACGTTCACAGCTGGTGGCAAACTTAAGCAAAAGCTGCACCAATTTGTCATATATCAGCATTTCAATGACTTATGAATTACGTATTTCCAGCAGGCAGGTAATTTCCCCTTATTTGGCGGTACAAAAGAGTCCGGCTCGTCATTTTTTTGTCACCTGAGGGGTTTCGTGGCAAGCAAGGGACCGAGAAAGGGCATTGCGTACTGGCCAAAGACCGAGCGCCCCCGTGAGCGTCTTCTTGCCAAAGGATCAGAGGCCTTATCCGATGCCCATCTTCTCGCCATCCTCCTGAGAACCGGCCGCCGCGATTCATCCGCTGTACAGGTGGCCATCGAGCTCCTTGATCGAGTCGGTGGACTGGGAGGATTGGCGGCCTGCGGCATTGAAGAACTCTGCGCGATCCCCGGCATCGGTCCTGCCAAAGCCGCCCAACTCAAAGCTGCATTGGCCTTAGGAAGACGGTCTCTGGCCGTTCCACTGTCCACCGGCACTCGTATTTCCTCAAGCTCGGATCTGTTCAAACACTTTCACCCTGCGCTCCGTGATCTGAAACACGAACTCTTCAAGGTCGTGCTGCTCGACGCAAAAAATATCGTGATCAAAGAGGCCACGGTCTCAGAAGGAAGCCTTACGCTCAGCATCGTCCATCCACGTGAGGTGTTTGCGCTTGCGGTGCGCGAATCTGCGGCTGCCGTCATTTTTCTTCACAATCATCCCAGCGGAGATCCCACTCCAAGCCTGGAAGATCGGCGATTGACCGATCGACTCGCAACAGCCGGCACGCTATTAGGCATTCGTGTTTTGGACCACATGATCATCGGAGACGGCCGGTATGTGAGTTTTGCCGACGAGGGATGGCTGACCGGACAGGGGGATGAGTACGAAGGACCCTAAGTATGATATCCGACCGAAACACCAGCCCAGGAAACATGAGGAAGCGAATGGCCTAAACACATACTCAACAAGGAGGGCAAGCTATGGATGCAGTCCGTCTGGAGCCCATCAAAAACGTGGCCATCGTATCCAACGCCGGTGCCGGGAAGACCTCTCTCTGTGAGGCCTTGCTGTATGTCGGTGGTGCGATCCCTCAGCTCGGTTCCGTGGCGCATGGGACCACCGTGTCTGATTTTGAGCCTGAAGAACTTCGGCATCGCAATTCGACAAGCACCAGCCTCCTTCAATTCACCTGGAATCACACCGCCATCAACCTGATTGATACTCCCGGCGCACTCGATCTTCTCGGCGAACCGCTCGCCGCCCTGCAGGCTGCCGATGCGGTCATCCTGCTTCTGAGTGGAACCATAGGAGTACGGACAGAGTTGACACAGCTGTGGACAAGGATCAAAGAGTTGGACCTTCCCTGTCTGGTGTTTGTGAATGGACTCGACAAGGAAGGCGCATTATTCGAGAGCGCTCTGGAGATCTGTCACAAACAGCTCGGGTGTGTTCCTCTCCCTATGACGGTTCCGGTCAACCTCGGCGTGAATTTTGACAGCGTACTTGACGTACGACATGAGAAGCTGGTGCGGTCAGGGCCGAGTTCAGCGAAAGTCGAACAGCTATCGGTTTCACATGCTCTAGAGAGCATGCTGAACGAAGCGCACCAGCGACTCGTGGAGACGGTCGCGGAAAACGGGGAAACCTTGCTGGAGACCTACTTGGCCAAGGGAGAGTTGAGCCCAGAGGACCTTCTGCAAGGGCTTCGACGTGACATTCAGACGAAACACTTCCTTCCCATCTACGGCGGATCCGCTACGCAGAATGTCGGAGTCTGGTCCTTATTGGACGCGATGGTCACGTTATTGCCGTCACCCTCCGAACGTGGCGCGGCTCATCCATGGCACGGCATTCACCCAGAGACCCATGAAGGCTGTGAGAGGAAGGGGAGTGTACAGGAACCGTTTTCAGCCTATGTCTTCAAGACCATCATCGACCCATTCGCCGGCCGGTTGTCCTATTGCCGTGTCCTGTCGGGAACAGTCCGTGCCGACGCCACGGTCCTGAATGCGTCCAAACATGTCCGAGAGAGGCTCGGCCATTTCTACACGGTGTTGGGCAAACGTCATGTGGCCGTCGACTCCGCACGAGGGGGAGAAATCGTGGCGATCGGGAAGCTCAAGGATACACAGACCGGCGACACGCTGTGCCAAGAAGCGGCTCCCATCTGTTACCCCGTGCTGAGCCTGCCAAAGCCGATCTTGTCGTTCGCGATTGAAGCCAAGTCCAAGACGGACATCGACAAGGTCAGCCTCGGGCTTCACAAACTCATCGAAGAGGATCCCTCGTTGGCATTCTCGCGCAACGCTGAAACCAAGGAGATGGTGCTCAGCGGCATGGGACAGTTCCACATCGATTTGGCGCTCGAGAAACTCCATCGAAAGTTCGGAGCCGATGTCATACTCCACACGCCGAAGGTCCCATACCGGGAAACGCTCAAGACGAAATCACAAGCGCAGGGCAAGTACAAGAAACAAACCGGCGGTCATGGCCAATATGGTGATTGCTGGCTTGAAGTGGCGCCGCTCCCGCGCGGTCACGGGTACGCGTTCGAGAATCGCGTGGTCGGAGGAGCGATTCCACGAAACTTCATTCCCGCCGTCGAAAAAGGGGTCCTCGAGGCCATGCATGAGGGACCGTTGAGTGGATTTCCGGTCGTCGATGTGCAGGTGGCCGTCTATGACGGATCCTACCATACGGTCGATTCGTCGGAGATGTCGTTCAAAATCGCGGGGTCGATGGCATTCAAAAAAGCGATCGAGACCGCGCATCCCGTGTTATTGGAGCCGGTCATGACGGTGGAAATCGATACGCCGACCGACACGGTCGGGGCGATCATGGGAGACTTGAGCGCCCGAAGGGGGCGAATCCTATCCGTCAATGCGCACGACAATGCCGAACAGATCAAAGCCCTGGTTCCGCTGGCTGAACTGCTTCGATATGCGACGGCCCTCAACGCCATGACCGGCGGACGGGGCAGCTATGTCATGGATTTCGCGCAGTATGATGAAGTGCCGAGAGAGCTGGTCTCTAAGATCATCGAGCGACAGAAGGGGGAAGGGCAAGCCGCCACGACCCACTGAATTCGTCAGTCGTTCGTCAGTCGGAGGATTTGAGCACGACATAAAATGCGCGGGTTTCGCGAAGCACACGGAGCAACAGCGTGTCGCCGCGCCGGGACCGCGCAAGGGCCGATGTAAATTCTCCGACGGAAGAAACTTCCAGACGGTTGACCTCTTTGATGAGGTCACCTTCACGCAGGCCTTCGGCTTGAGCCAGACTGTTGGATTCGACCTTGGCAATCAGCACGCCTTTTGAGTCGCGCAGCTTGAACCGCTCCGCCAGGGCCGCCGTCACGTCTTGGAGATCAAGACCAAGTCTGCCTCCGGCCTTCTCTTCTTGGTGAGGAAGCGATGCGAGGCCAGCTGCATCACGCCGCTCGGTGAGGGGAACGGCTATCGTCACGCGTTTCAGATCCCGGACGACTTCAATCTTTGAGGTCGCCCCCGGAGCCAGCGTCGCGATCAGACGAGACAGCTTATTCGGTGAATCGACAACAGCCCCGTCGATCCGGACGATGACATCACCCGGCTTGATCCCGGCCAATGCGGCGGGGTCTTTCTCGAAGACTTCGTTCACGAGTACGCCTTCGCCTTCAGCGACTCCAAATTGTTTCGCCAACTCGGCCGTCAATGGCTGAATCCCGACGCCGAGCCAGCCCCGCACGACCTTGCCCTTGGCCAACAACTGTTCGATGACCTGCTTGGCCATATTCGAGGGAATGGCGAATCCGATGCCTTGGGCGAAATTAATGATCGCCGTATTGATACCGATCACCTCACCCCGGAGGTTGAAGAGCGGACCGCCGGAATTTCCGGGGTTGATCGAGGCATCGGTCTGGATGAAGTTTTCGTACCGTGACAGATTGATATTTTCTCGACCGATGCCGCTGACCACGCCGAGTGTCACGGTCCGGTCCAGCCCGAAGGGATTTCCGACGGCCAGCACCCACTGACCGACCTTGACGCCGGCGGAATCGCCGAATCGCGCACTCGGCAGCGGCCGATCGGTGGTTACTTTGAGCACCGCTAAATCAGTGTCGGGATCTTTACCGACCACATGAGCGATGAGCCTGGTCTTATCGGAGAACCGGACTTCAATCTCATTGGCATCCCCGATCACATGATTGTTCGTCACGATATGGCCGTCACTATCAACGATC
The nucleotide sequence above comes from Candidatus Nitrospira nitrificans. Encoded proteins:
- the purD gene encoding phosphoribosylamine--glycine ligase encodes the protein MKILVVGSGGREHAMVWKLAQSPRRPVLYCAPGNAGIASSATCIPIKSDDIAGLKNFALQENIDVTVIGPEAPLALGIVDEFRKARLRVFGPTRNAARLEASKVFSKEIMAQAKIRTAHAKSFEKIEDALAYVERQTLPVVIKADGLAQGKGVIIATTQDQARQAIIDSMEKAVFGQAGKQVLIEQFLDGEELTIMAFTDGKTVVPMPPAQDHKRVGNGDTGLNTGGMGAYCPAPLGTAKIQDQVRREVLQPMVDAMARLGSPFLGVLYAGLMVVNGTPYVLEFNARMGDPETQVVLPLLKTDFLDVIEAVVEHRLDQFPVEWHTDATVCVVMASGGYPGAYRQGMPLSGLPTARTLPDSSMVFHAGTALRGHEIVTAGGRVLGILGRGPTLLEAQSEAYRVVKTISFEGCHFRTDIAHRTLKI
- a CDS encoding DUF3450 domain-containing protein, whose product is MAHHPTRVFSIVVGFGLALGLVGCDYWPPALQAEIEQLRSEIQTLAIEKFQLQAQVTDLSRGKQELQGQLDELSRIGREKTGMITSLQNQLDATRARIVKSMAPKAALHKTQAKSTGRTANKLPAKNLPKTQTGKHQAPKAIGVR
- a CDS encoding FmdB family zinc ribbon protein gives rise to the protein MPIYEYQCDGCSYRFEVKQSIKDDPLSTCERCGKAIRRLISSPGIMFKGSGWYVTDYSDKLKPPSSTGSETGGTGSGEKSAGEKKEPAAAAPSSAAPSSTAPATAASSSASPSTPSTTTPSSSQ
- a CDS encoding pyridoxal phosphate-dependent aminotransferase; translated protein: MKLAARVGRIAPSPTLAMAATAKAMAAQGLDVIDFSAGEPDFDTPDPVKAAAEAAIREGFTKYTPSSGIDELRSAIADKFQAELGLRYEKTQILVSCGAKHSLYNVAEALLEAGDEIIIPIPYWVSYADQALLNDATPVLLPTKEEDGYAVHAPELERLITSRTKAIIVNSPCNPTGATYDRATLEQIAAAAVRHDLLIISDEIYEKVLYDGATHISIASLGSEIAARTVIINGVSKSYAMTGWRIGYAAGPKDLMTAMANIQSQSTSNPCSISQKAAVAALRLGEPFTRVMVEEFSRRRTAIVGGLNQIPGVSCRMPSGAFYAFPNVKGLLGKRGPAGVLKTPNDVAQYLLHDARIAVVPGEPFGSLEHLRLSYATSMTNITRGLERIGQAFAKLT
- the coaD gene encoding pantetheine-phosphate adenylyltransferase, producing MKIGIYPGTFDPITHGHADIITRSLRVFDKVVVAVAPNPSKHPLFNLAERLDMVQLVMKDVGQVEVTPFDGLLVNYVEQSGAHAIIRGLRAISDFEHEFQMALVNRKLAKTVETVFLMPSEEYSYLSSTIIKDVAQHGGNLSDFLHPEVARRLQARIRSLKS
- the rsmD gene encoding 16S rRNA (guanine(966)-N(2))-methyltransferase RsmD; protein product: MLSGMRVIAGTHRGRRLYGPRTRALRPTSDRVREALFSILGNRLRNGRFLDLYAGTGAVGIEAVSRGAEHVTSVESNRDALKLLHQNLELCHIGDEIAVRGQTVQQFLNHAVQWNGPYDIVFADPPYAEASELASLLTESQTQDLFAQDSWLVIEHAAKTDLPMSLGCTRFLRRYRYGDTALSLYFRSPTVPA
- the radC gene encoding RadC family protein; its protein translation is MASKGPRKGIAYWPKTERPRERLLAKGSEALSDAHLLAILLRTGRRDSSAVQVAIELLDRVGGLGGLAACGIEELCAIPGIGPAKAAQLKAALALGRRSLAVPLSTGTRISSSSDLFKHFHPALRDLKHELFKVVLLDAKNIVIKEATVSEGSLTLSIVHPREVFALAVRESAAAVIFLHNHPSGDPTPSLEDRRLTDRLATAGTLLGIRVLDHMIIGDGRYVSFADEGWLTGQGDEYEGP
- the fusA gene encoding elongation factor G; its protein translation is MDAVRLEPIKNVAIVSNAGAGKTSLCEALLYVGGAIPQLGSVAHGTTVSDFEPEELRHRNSTSTSLLQFTWNHTAINLIDTPGALDLLGEPLAALQAADAVILLLSGTIGVRTELTQLWTRIKELDLPCLVFVNGLDKEGALFESALEICHKQLGCVPLPMTVPVNLGVNFDSVLDVRHEKLVRSGPSSAKVEQLSVSHALESMLNEAHQRLVETVAENGETLLETYLAKGELSPEDLLQGLRRDIQTKHFLPIYGGSATQNVGVWSLLDAMVTLLPSPSERGAAHPWHGIHPETHEGCERKGSVQEPFSAYVFKTIIDPFAGRLSYCRVLSGTVRADATVLNASKHVRERLGHFYTVLGKRHVAVDSARGGEIVAIGKLKDTQTGDTLCQEAAPICYPVLSLPKPILSFAIEAKSKTDIDKVSLGLHKLIEEDPSLAFSRNAETKEMVLSGMGQFHIDLALEKLHRKFGADVILHTPKVPYRETLKTKSQAQGKYKKQTGGHGQYGDCWLEVAPLPRGHGYAFENRVVGGAIPRNFIPAVEKGVLEAMHEGPLSGFPVVDVQVAVYDGSYHTVDSSEMSFKIAGSMAFKKAIETAHPVLLEPVMTVEIDTPTDTVGAIMGDLSARRGRILSVNAHDNAEQIKALVPLAELLRYATALNAMTGGRGSYVMDFAQYDEVPRELVSKIIERQKGEGQAATTH
- a CDS encoding Do family serine endopeptidase translates to MRYGIAALLSVVIGSGQADALSPDSPGIRMLEEIQTVITELAEQAKPSVVNLFPITGTSRLREGPGERTPNTSGSGSGLIVDSDGHIVTNNHVIGDANEIEVRFSDKTRLIAHVVGKDPDTDLAVLKVTTDRPLPSARFGDSAGVKVGQWVLAVGNPFGLDRTVTLGVVSGIGRENINLSRYENFIQTDASINPGNSGGPLFNLRGEVIGINTAIINFAQGIGFAIPSNMAKQVIEQLLAKGKVVRGWLGVGIQPLTAELAKQFGVAEGEGVLVNEVFEKDPAALAGIKPGDVIVRIDGAVVDSPNKLSRLIATLAPGATSKIEVVRDLKRVTIAVPLTERRDAAGLASLPHQEEKAGGRLGLDLQDVTAALAERFKLRDSKGVLIAKVESNSLAQAEGLREGDLIKEVNRLEVSSVGEFTSALARSRRGDTLLLRVLRETRAFYVVLKSSD